From Rhizobium sp. NZLR1, a single genomic window includes:
- a CDS encoding NADPH-dependent F420 reductase — protein sequence MSYAIIGFGNVGQALAKAFARRGIEVSVATTRDPESFASAAAAIGPTIIPTKLAEAVKADIIFLAVRFESHPDVAKALPTWQGKTIVDLTNAYGVPPEDLGGQPSSKFVAQAFTGGRLVKGFNHLAAAVLDQDPAVHGGRRVVFLASDDDDAAMEIGALAENLGFAPIKLGGLSEGGLLVQARGKSWGQLIFKDLVRFD from the coding sequence ATGAGCTATGCAATTATCGGCTTCGGCAATGTCGGCCAGGCTCTGGCCAAGGCGTTTGCCCGTAGAGGTATCGAAGTATCCGTTGCAACCACGCGCGACCCGGAAAGCTTTGCTTCCGCAGCGGCCGCGATCGGACCCACCATCATTCCCACAAAACTGGCGGAAGCGGTCAAGGCGGACATCATCTTTTTGGCTGTCCGTTTCGAGTCGCACCCGGATGTCGCAAAGGCACTCCCCACCTGGCAGGGGAAGACGATCGTCGATCTAACAAATGCCTACGGCGTGCCTCCTGAGGACCTGGGAGGACAGCCTTCTTCCAAGTTCGTCGCGCAGGCCTTCACTGGTGGACGACTGGTCAAGGGCTTCAACCATTTGGCCGCTGCCGTCCTCGACCAAGATCCGGCCGTACATGGTGGCAGGAGAGTTGTGTTCCTGGCGAGCGACGATGACGACGCCGCAATGGAGATTGGTGCGCTTGCGGAAAATCTCGGTTTTGCGCCGATCAAACTTGGCGGGCTTTCGGAAGGTGGACTGCTTGTGCAGGCGCGCGGAAAGAGCTGGGGTCAGCTGATCTTTAAGGACCTGGTCAGGTTCGACTGA
- a CDS encoding NIPSNAP family protein, with translation MITCFIRYQIDPFKKEAFAEYARNWGQTIPRNGADLIGYFGPHEGSATTAYGVYNIESLAAYEAYRARLAADPLGRENYEFARREGFIRKEDRIFLKNVSAPHAKLVLP, from the coding sequence ATGATTACCTGCTTCATCCGCTATCAGATCGACCCGTTCAAGAAAGAGGCGTTTGCCGAATATGCCCGCAACTGGGGCCAGACGATCCCCAGGAATGGCGCCGACCTGATCGGCTATTTCGGCCCGCACGAGGGATCGGCGACCACGGCCTACGGCGTCTACAACATCGAAAGCCTCGCCGCCTACGAAGCCTATCGCGCCCGGCTGGCGGCCGACCCGCTCGGCCGCGAGAATTACGAATTCGCCAGACGCGAAGGTTTCATCCGCAAGGAGGATCGCATCTTCCTCAAAAATGTCTCCGCCCCTCACGCCAAGCTGGTGCTGCCATGA
- a CDS encoding antibiotic biosynthesis monooxygenase has protein sequence MIAVIFEVVPYMGERHKYLDLAGELRAELEVIDGFISIERFESLTNRGKLLSLSFFRDEAAVKEWRNRETHRAAQQAGRGGIFADYRLRIASVVRDYGMFERDEAPADSRSVHDAA, from the coding sequence ATGATCGCCGTCATCTTCGAAGTCGTGCCCTATATGGGCGAACGCCACAAATATCTGGATCTTGCCGGCGAGTTGCGCGCCGAACTCGAAGTGATCGACGGCTTCATCTCGATCGAGCGTTTCGAGAGCCTGACGAACCGCGGCAAGCTGCTGTCGCTCTCCTTCTTCCGCGACGAGGCGGCGGTCAAGGAATGGCGCAACCGCGAGACCCATCGCGCCGCCCAGCAGGCCGGCCGCGGCGGCATCTTCGCCGATTATCGCCTGCGTATCGCCAGTGTCGTGCGCGATTACGGCATGTTCGAACGCGACGAGGCCCCGGCCGATAGCAGGAGTGTGCACGATGCGGCGTGA
- a CDS encoding DUF6290 family protein, producing the protein MLALRLPPDIEARLDELAKRTGRSKSFYARQAILEHLDDLEDIYLAEKRLEELRRGESDSVPLAELMARHGLEN; encoded by the coding sequence ATGCTGGCCTTGCGGTTGCCGCCCGATATCGAAGCACGGCTCGATGAACTTGCCAAGCGCACGGGCCGCAGCAAGAGTTTCTATGCACGTCAGGCCATCCTCGAGCATCTCGACGATCTCGAAGATATATACCTCGCCGAAAAACGCCTCGAAGAACTTCGTCGGGGTGAGAGCGATAGCGTGCCGCTGGCCGAGCTGATGGCGCGTCATGGTTTGGAGAATTGA
- a CDS encoding DUF721 domain-containing protein, translating to MSYPRKGAKQISELANGLIDPVLARRAGINTALLGSWSEIAGEDFADCTRPEKIAWARGGNEVGGFRPGVLTIACEGARALFLTHAQGELIQRINSFFGFAAVHQIRIVQKPVSNPARRSRTPPPLKGEAARKLEGMMEGIEGDKLRQAIQRLGTAVMGKRGTQR from the coding sequence ATGAGTTATCCACGCAAAGGTGCAAAGCAGATTTCCGAGCTGGCGAACGGGCTGATCGATCCCGTCCTGGCGCGCCGCGCCGGCATCAACACGGCCCTGCTCGGCTCATGGAGCGAAATCGCCGGCGAGGATTTTGCCGATTGCACCCGCCCGGAAAAGATCGCCTGGGCCCGCGGCGGCAATGAGGTCGGCGGCTTCCGCCCCGGTGTGCTGACGATTGCCTGCGAAGGCGCGCGCGCGCTTTTTCTCACCCATGCCCAGGGTGAACTCATCCAGCGCATCAACAGCTTCTTCGGCTTTGCCGCCGTCCACCAGATCCGCATCGTCCAGAAGCCGGTCTCAAACCCCGCCCGCCGCTCCCGCACCCCGCCGCCGCTGAAGGGCGAAGCCGCCCGCAAGCTCGAAGGCATGATGGAAGGCATAGAGGGCGACAAACTGCGCCAGGCGATCCAGCGCTTAGGGACCGCCGTGATGGGCAAGCGGGGAACTCAACGCTGA
- a CDS encoding nuclear transport factor 2 family protein, which produces MAFDPAEEIDRFHAAINALDFPAIEAYFAEDATYVSNGVGSLAGRAEIMAAFRKYFEDYPDQTAENSLVETLTPLSGRAVWSLRATHSKTGKPLIRDGEETITFNSEGRITRVDVTDYKDF; this is translated from the coding sequence ATGGCTTTCGACCCGGCAGAGGAAATCGACCGCTTTCACGCCGCCATCAACGCGCTGGATTTCCCGGCGATCGAGGCCTATTTCGCCGAGGACGCCACCTATGTCTCAAACGGCGTCGGCAGCCTTGCCGGCCGGGCTGAGATCATGGCGGCCTTCCGGAAATATTTCGAAGACTATCCCGATCAGACGGCGGAAAATTCGCTGGTGGAGACACTGACCCCGCTGTCCGGCCGGGCGGTCTGGTCGCTTCGCGCCACCCATAGCAAAACGGGCAAGCCGCTGATCCGCGACGGTGAGGAGACGATCACCTTCAATTCGGAAGGCCGCATCACCCGCGTCGACGTCACCGATTACAAGGATTTCTGA
- a CDS encoding TetR/AcrR family transcriptional regulator, which produces MRADAKKNYSHLLAVAREVVTEHGVDASMRDIARRAGVGLATLLRHFPTREALFEALLRTNLDALTQRAGELETSDAPDEALLSWFREWVAFAESHQGVVALMAAAHTNPDSALYASCAAVHSASARLLLRAQTEGTARSDMNGDDLFGLMSALGWLVDLPSFAPRANHLVHIIASAILTNPASNGIRKATC; this is translated from the coding sequence ATGCGAGCCGACGCGAAAAAGAATTACAGCCATCTCCTCGCGGTCGCGCGTGAGGTCGTCACAGAGCACGGCGTCGATGCGTCGATGCGAGATATTGCCCGCCGGGCCGGCGTCGGATTGGCGACGCTGCTTCGTCATTTCCCGACGCGAGAAGCCTTGTTCGAAGCCTTGCTGCGTACGAACCTGGACGCCCTGACACAGAGGGCAGGTGAACTCGAAACGTCTGACGCCCCTGACGAAGCGCTGTTGTCCTGGTTCCGCGAATGGGTAGCATTCGCCGAAAGCCATCAGGGCGTTGTCGCCCTGATGGCGGCGGCCCACACGAACCCGGACTCCGCTCTTTATGCTTCATGCGCAGCTGTGCACTCAGCGAGCGCGCGACTACTGCTCCGTGCCCAGACCGAAGGTACGGCGCGCTCTGATATGAATGGGGACGACCTGTTCGGCCTGATGTCGGCGCTCGGCTGGCTCGTCGACTTACCCTCATTCGCGCCGAGGGCAAATCATCTCGTTCACATCATCGCGAGCGCCATCCTGACAAACCCGGCGAGCAACGGTATCAGGAAGGCGACTTGTTAA
- a CDS encoding type II toxin-antitoxin system RelE/ParE family toxin, with product MVWRIEFHRAAERELEKLGHEAARRILRFLNDRVARLDDPRSIGEALKGSELGDFWKYRVGDYRVIANIDDGAVLILIVRIGNRRDVYR from the coding sequence ATGGTTTGGAGAATTGAGTTTCACCGGGCAGCCGAGCGTGAGCTTGAGAAGCTTGGGCATGAGGCGGCTCGCCGAATACTCCGATTCCTGAATGATCGCGTTGCAAGGTTGGACGATCCACGATCCATCGGAGAGGCGCTTAAGGGGTCTGAACTCGGGGATTTCTGGAAGTATCGCGTTGGGGACTATCGAGTGATCGCAAACATCGACGATGGGGCGGTGCTGATCCTCATCGTGCGGATTGGCAACCGCCGCGATGTCTATCGATGA
- a CDS encoding metalloregulator ArsR/SmtB family transcription factor: MKEGPDIAQIGALIGDPARANMLAALTGGRALTATELAGVGGITVQTASTHLAKLEAGGLLAQRKQGRHRYFTLADEAVARLIESMMGFAAGRGHLRHQPGPKEPALRKARICYDHLAGDYGVRMLDSLIASGSIDAVGDGLALTEKGENDLKCIGIDVGDLKSSRRPLCRSCLDWSERRAHLAGSLGKALLSNFLDKSWARRTAESRSILFTPEGDRQFLMLFPIDA, from the coding sequence ATGAAGGAAGGTCCTGATATTGCGCAGATCGGCGCGCTCATCGGCGATCCCGCCCGCGCCAACATGCTGGCGGCACTGACGGGCGGCCGGGCGCTGACGGCGACCGAGCTTGCCGGCGTCGGCGGCATCACCGTGCAGACGGCGAGCACGCATCTTGCCAAACTCGAAGCCGGCGGGTTGCTTGCGCAGCGCAAGCAGGGGCGTCACCGTTATTTCACGCTGGCCGACGAGGCCGTCGCCCGGCTGATCGAAAGCATGATGGGCTTTGCCGCCGGACGCGGGCATCTGCGCCACCAGCCGGGGCCGAAAGAGCCGGCGTTGCGCAAGGCGCGCATCTGCTACGATCATCTGGCCGGCGATTACGGCGTGCGCATGCTCGACAGCCTGATTGCTTCAGGCTCGATCGACGCGGTCGGCGACGGGTTGGCGCTGACCGAAAAGGGCGAAAACGATCTCAAATGCATCGGCATCGATGTCGGCGACCTGAAATCGTCGCGCCGGCCGCTCTGCCGCTCCTGCCTCGACTGGAGCGAAAGACGCGCCCATCTTGCCGGCAGCCTCGGCAAGGCGCTGCTGTCAAACTTCCTCGACAAGAGCTGGGCGCGACGCACGGCTGAAAGCCGCTCGATCCTCTTTACCCCGGAAGGCGACCGGCAGTTTCTGATGCTGTTCCCGATCGATGCATAG
- a CDS encoding site-specific DNA-methyltransferase has product MASVFPLADLKASVKSDSRPGSWVDTIIKGDCVSALEALPSHSVDIIFADPPYNLQLGGTLHRPDQSLVDAVDDEWDQFASFEAYDAFTRAWLLACRRVLKPTGSIWVIGSYHNIFRVGATLQDLNFWILNDIIWRKTNPMPNFKGRRFQNAHETMIWASPSAKAKGYTFNYDAMKAANDDVQMRSDWLFPICNGGERLKGEDGKKVHPTQKPEALLARVIMASTKPGDIVLDPFFGSGTTGAVAKRLGRHFVGIEREQDYIDAASARIAAVEPLGKAELTVMTGKKAEVRVAFNVLVESGMIKPGQVLTDAKRRYSAIVRADGTVASGGEAGSIHRLGAKVQGLDACNGWTFWHFEDGQSLRPIDDLRSAIRSDLAKVK; this is encoded by the coding sequence ATGGCATCAGTATTTCCGCTTGCCGACCTCAAGGCTTCCGTCAAGTCGGATTCCCGGCCGGGCTCTTGGGTCGACACGATCATCAAGGGCGATTGCGTCAGCGCCCTTGAAGCTTTGCCCAGCCACTCCGTCGATATCATCTTTGCCGACCCGCCGTATAATCTCCAGCTCGGCGGAACGCTGCATCGTCCCGACCAGTCGCTGGTCGATGCCGTCGATGACGAATGGGATCAGTTCGCTTCGTTCGAGGCCTATGATGCCTTCACCCGCGCCTGGCTGCTCGCCTGCCGACGGGTGCTGAAGCCCACCGGCTCGATCTGGGTGATCGGCTCCTACCACAATATCTTCCGCGTCGGCGCGACGCTGCAGGATCTGAATTTCTGGATCCTCAACGACATCATCTGGCGCAAGACCAACCCGATGCCGAATTTCAAGGGCCGTCGCTTCCAGAACGCCCATGAGACGATGATCTGGGCAAGCCCCAGCGCCAAGGCCAAGGGTTATACCTTCAACTACGATGCGATGAAGGCCGCCAATGACGACGTGCAGATGCGCTCCGACTGGCTCTTTCCGATCTGCAACGGCGGCGAACGGCTGAAGGGAGAGGACGGCAAGAAGGTGCATCCGACGCAGAAGCCGGAAGCGCTGCTTGCCCGTGTCATCATGGCCTCGACCAAACCCGGCGATATCGTCCTCGATCCTTTCTTCGGCTCGGGAACGACGGGTGCTGTCGCCAAGCGTCTCGGCCGCCACTTCGTCGGCATCGAGCGCGAACAGGATTATATCGATGCGGCCTCGGCCCGCATCGCCGCCGTCGAGCCGCTCGGCAAGGCGGAACTGACCGTCATGACCGGCAAGAAGGCCGAAGTCCGCGTCGCCTTCAACGTGCTGGTCGAAAGCGGCATGATCAAACCCGGCCAGGTGCTGACCGACGCGAAGCGCCGCTACAGCGCCATCGTGCGCGCCGACGGCACCGTGGCTTCAGGCGGCGAGGCCGGCTCCATTCATCGTCTCGGCGCCAAGGTGCAGGGTCTCGATGCATGCAACGGATGGACCTTCTGGCATTTCGAAGACGGGCAGTCCCTGCGCCCGATCGACGATCTCAGGTCCGCCATCCGCAGTGATCTGGCCAAGGTGAAGTGA
- the mutY gene encoding A/G-specific adenine glycosylase produces MTLTKPDTPSAKPLLDWYDRHHRDLPWRVSPGMAAGGVKPDPYRVWLSEVMLQQTTVQAVKPYFSRFLERWPAVTDLAAAESDAVMAAWAGLGYYARARNLKKCAEAVAKEHGGVFPDTEEGLKSLPGIGDYTAAAVAAIAFNRQAAVMDGNVERVISRLYAIDTPLPAGKPLMKQKVAALTPALRPGDFAQAMMDLGATICTPKRPACSLCPFRGACEALKLSDPELFPVKAAKKEKPVRQGAAFIAVTDDGEILLRRRIDSGLLGGMTEVPTTAWTARLDGETSASAAPFEAAWQACGTVIHVFTHFELRLSIWRAAIAGKPKTNVSPNDEWWEPVTNLEAQALPTIMKKAIAAAIPLAFKTSKG; encoded by the coding sequence ATGACGCTCACGAAACCCGACACTCCCTCCGCAAAGCCCCTGCTCGACTGGTACGACCGCCACCACCGCGACCTGCCCTGGCGGGTCTCGCCCGGCATGGCGGCCGGCGGCGTCAAACCCGATCCCTATCGCGTCTGGCTTTCCGAGGTGATGCTGCAACAGACGACGGTGCAGGCGGTCAAACCCTATTTCTCCAGGTTTCTCGAACGCTGGCCTGCGGTGACCGATCTTGCCGCGGCCGAAAGCGACGCGGTGATGGCCGCCTGGGCGGGGCTTGGCTATTACGCGCGGGCCCGCAACCTGAAGAAATGCGCCGAAGCAGTGGCGAAAGAGCATGGCGGCGTCTTTCCCGATACCGAAGAAGGGCTCAAATCCCTGCCCGGGATCGGCGACTATACGGCAGCGGCCGTCGCGGCCATTGCCTTCAACCGGCAGGCGGCGGTGATGGACGGCAATGTCGAGCGGGTGATCTCCAGGCTCTATGCGATCGACACGCCGCTTCCGGCGGGAAAGCCACTGATGAAGCAGAAGGTGGCGGCGCTGACGCCGGCTCTGCGGCCAGGCGATTTTGCCCAGGCGATGATGGATCTCGGGGCGACGATCTGCACGCCGAAACGGCCGGCCTGTTCGCTCTGTCCGTTCCGCGGCGCCTGCGAGGCGCTGAAACTTTCCGATCCCGAGCTCTTTCCGGTTAAGGCGGCAAAGAAGGAAAAGCCGGTGCGGCAGGGCGCGGCCTTCATCGCGGTGACTGACGATGGCGAGATCCTGCTGCGGCGGCGCATCGACAGCGGCCTGCTCGGCGGCATGACCGAGGTGCCGACAACGGCCTGGACGGCGCGCCTCGACGGCGAAACCTCGGCCTCAGCCGCGCCCTTCGAGGCGGCCTGGCAGGCATGCGGCACCGTCATCCATGTCTTCACCCATTTCGAGCTCCGGCTGTCGATCTGGCGGGCGGCGATCGCCGGCAAGCCAAAAACGAATGTCAGCCCGAATGACGAATGGTGGGAGCCGGTTACAAATCTTGAAGCGCAGGCCTTACCCACAATCATGAAAAAAGCGATCGCGGCGGCTATTCCTCTCGCGTTCAAAACATCCAAGGGATGA
- a CDS encoding HAD family phosphatase has product MTTEIKHIVFDIGKVLIHYDPHLAFSRLIPDETERNWFFANICTHDWNIEQDRGRTWAEAEALLIKEHPAREEHIRAFRKYWHEMVPHAYEDSVAIMEGLIAEGRDVTMLTNFASDTFREAQARFPFLTLPRGVTVSGDVGLIKPDLAIYESHTKSFGLDPKATIFIDDASVNVEGAKAFGWNAVLFSGAEKLRSDLAAYGLKV; this is encoded by the coding sequence ATGACCACCGAGATAAAGCATATTGTTTTCGATATCGGCAAAGTCCTTATTCATTACGATCCGCATCTTGCCTTCAGCCGGCTCATTCCCGATGAGACCGAGCGCAACTGGTTCTTCGCCAATATCTGCACTCATGACTGGAACATCGAGCAGGACCGCGGCCGCACATGGGCGGAGGCCGAAGCGCTGCTGATTAAAGAGCACCCTGCCCGCGAAGAGCATATCCGCGCCTTCCGCAAATATTGGCACGAGATGGTGCCGCACGCCTATGAGGACAGCGTCGCGATCATGGAGGGGCTGATCGCCGAAGGGCGCGACGTGACGATGCTGACCAACTTCGCCTCCGACACGTTTCGCGAGGCGCAGGCGCGTTTCCCCTTCCTCACCCTGCCACGCGGCGTCACCGTTTCCGGCGATGTCGGCCTGATCAAGCCGGATCTCGCGATCTACGAGAGCCATACGAAGAGCTTCGGCCTCGATCCCAAGGCAACGATTTTCATCGACGACGCGTCGGTCAATGTCGAAGGCGCCAAGGCCTTCGGCTGGAATGCGGTGCTGTTTTCGGGTGCCGAGAAACTGCGCAGCGATCTCGCCGCGTACGGATTGAAGGTCTGA
- a CDS encoding SDR family oxidoreductase produces the protein MHVFVTGGTGHSGPYIISDLIAAGHEVTALARSDKSAEAVSALGAKVRRGDLDDLDGLKAAAADFDGVIHVAHRQDLLPTGGLDAVAAAEQKIMLAYGEALKGTGKPLVTSGSIGSPGWEHLGRPATEEDATLSGGEKFKGTLRVRNIAETTVLGLAEQGVRSSVVRIPTIMHSTSDNAGFLPILIGLAKEKGVVGYPGDGKNNWSAVHARDLAAVFRLALEKSPAGRNWHAVADEAIAFREIAEAIGSRLNLPAVPIPADELMLPGFFGFLANLVKLDVAASNAITRRALGWEPTQPGLLKDLDNGHYFPAG, from the coding sequence ATGCACGTTTTCGTCACTGGCGGGACCGGCCATTCCGGTCCGTATATCATTTCCGACCTTATCGCAGCCGGTCACGAGGTCACTGCGCTTGCCCGGTCGGACAAGTCTGCGGAAGCGGTGTCCGCGCTTGGCGCCAAGGTGCGTCGCGGCGACCTCGATGATCTCGATGGGTTAAAAGCGGCGGCCGCAGACTTCGACGGCGTCATCCACGTCGCGCACCGGCAAGACCTGCTTCCCACCGGTGGCCTCGACGCGGTGGCTGCCGCGGAGCAAAAGATCATGCTCGCATACGGTGAGGCTCTGAAGGGGACCGGAAAGCCGCTGGTCACGTCGGGGAGCATTGGCTCGCCGGGTTGGGAACATCTCGGCCGCCCAGCCACCGAGGAGGACGCCACCCTCTCTGGCGGCGAGAAGTTCAAGGGCACCTTGCGAGTTCGCAACATTGCCGAAACGACGGTGCTCGGTCTCGCCGAGCAAGGCGTGCGCTCTTCGGTCGTACGGATTCCGACGATCATGCACAGCACGAGCGACAATGCCGGTTTCCTCCCGATACTGATCGGGCTTGCGAAGGAGAAGGGCGTTGTCGGCTATCCCGGCGACGGCAAAAACAATTGGTCGGCCGTGCACGCCCGCGACCTCGCCGCCGTGTTCCGTCTGGCGCTGGAGAAGAGCCCCGCCGGGAGGAATTGGCATGCGGTTGCCGATGAGGCTATTGCGTTCCGCGAGATCGCCGAAGCCATCGGCAGCCGCTTGAACCTGCCGGCCGTGCCGATTCCCGCGGATGAGCTGATGCTGCCAGGCTTTTTCGGGTTCCTCGCGAATCTGGTGAAGCTGGACGTCGCCGCGTCCAATGCCATCACCCGCCGGGCCCTCGGCTGGGAACCCACTCAGCCCGGCCTGCTCAAGGACCTGGACAACGGCCATTATTTCCCCGCCGGCTGA
- a CDS encoding NAD(P)-binding domain-containing protein, which translates to MSIISIIGSGTMAAAIAGRTAKAGHTVEVVSRDPAKARALADQLAAGATTGAYGTAPAGDIVILAVPYQSAAAVVADFGDALDGKVIIDIANPVAPDLSGLVTPHDSSGAQETAKGLPAGAHIVKAFNTIFGHVLARGGRLDAFIAADDAEAKARVSTFLESLGLRPFDVGGLHMAQTLEALGLMMIGLAKNGAGTWDFAINVDLG; encoded by the coding sequence ATGAGCATTATCAGCATCATCGGCTCAGGAACCATGGCCGCAGCGATCGCTGGCCGTACAGCCAAGGCCGGACACACTGTCGAGGTTGTCAGCCGAGACCCCGCCAAGGCGCGGGCGCTCGCCGACCAACTCGCAGCTGGAGCGACCACAGGGGCGTACGGGACAGCGCCGGCGGGCGACATCGTCATCCTCGCCGTGCCGTACCAAAGTGCGGCGGCGGTGGTGGCCGACTTTGGGGACGCGCTCGACGGCAAGGTGATCATCGACATCGCCAACCCAGTTGCCCCTGACCTCTCGGGCCTCGTCACCCCTCACGACAGTTCTGGTGCGCAGGAGACCGCCAAGGGCCTTCCCGCCGGCGCGCACATCGTCAAGGCGTTCAACACGATCTTCGGTCACGTACTTGCCAGGGGTGGACGCCTCGACGCGTTCATCGCAGCCGACGATGCGGAGGCGAAGGCGCGCGTTTCGACCTTCCTCGAAAGTCTCGGGCTGCGTCCGTTCGACGTCGGCGGCCTGCACATGGCCCAGACGCTTGAGGCGCTCGGCCTGATGATGATCGGCCTGGCCAAAAACGGCGCCGGCACCTGGGACTTCGCCATAAACGTCGATCTTGGCTGA
- a CDS encoding NAD(P)-binding domain-containing protein, which produces MSTISIIGSGSMAAAIGGLAAKAGHTVEVTSRDAAKARALAAQIGAGATTGTFGAAPAGDIVILAVPYAAVLDVVKQYGEGLAGKLLVDITNPVASDYTSFVTPEDSFGAREITKAAPADAVVVKAFNTLFSHVLAAGPVEDRPLDVLLAGDDAQAKARVSAFIESLGLRPMDTGELLMARTLEHACLLSLGLMTHSVKHTNFSIGVSLLG; this is translated from the coding sequence ATGAGCACGATCAGCATCATCGGATCAGGCAGCATGGCCGCAGCGATCGGCGGGCTTGCTGCCAAGGCCGGACACACCGTCGAGGTGACGAGTCGCGACGCCGCGAAGGCGCGGGCGCTGGCCGCGCAGATCGGAGCCGGCGCGACGACAGGGACGTTTGGCGCTGCCCCGGCTGGAGACATCGTTATCCTTGCGGTTCCCTACGCCGCCGTACTCGACGTGGTGAAGCAGTACGGCGAAGGGCTGGCAGGCAAGCTCCTCGTCGACATCACCAACCCCGTTGCCTCCGACTACACGAGCTTCGTGACCCCTGAGGACAGTTTCGGCGCACGGGAAATCACCAAGGCCGCCCCTGCCGATGCGGTAGTCGTCAAGGCGTTCAACACCCTGTTCTCGCATGTCCTGGCTGCCGGTCCAGTCGAGGACCGCCCGTTGGACGTGCTCCTCGCCGGCGACGACGCACAGGCGAAGGCACGCGTCTCGGCGTTCATCGAGAGCCTCGGACTGCGCCCCATGGATACCGGGGAGCTGCTTATGGCGCGGACGCTGGAGCACGCCTGCCTGCTGTCGCTGGGCCTCATGACCCACTCCGTCAAGCACACCAATTTCTCAATCGGCGTCAGCCTTCTCGGCTGA